Below is a genomic region from Hevea brasiliensis isolate MT/VB/25A 57/8 chromosome 3, ASM3005281v1, whole genome shotgun sequence.
tacatacagtgaacatacattacaatacaaaatgcaaaatatggtatactcaatatacccgatgaactctcaatgaagtactagcagcctagtctactgtcctgtcagtctgtctacctgcgacagcaatgaaaagctatcgctgagccaatgtctcagtggtgcacaacattaacaaaatgcaactttaatggcctggcccactagtgatactgtccgctctgggtcgaaaccctcacggttttaaaacgcgtcaataggggttacgaaccatcaacttataaacccagcatctctctcgtgttttgccgatgtgggatttgcctagggtattacaatccaccccccttatgagactcagcgtcctcgctgaggtttgccccaccatcgctcaaggttgcatgcggagcgactctgataccacaaatgtaacagcTTGGCccaagcggacaatatcactagtgggtcgggccgttacacacacaacttaatcatgttccaaagtccaattcatcccaagagccgatggctaatgagaaataacatagctagctagcaataatatgagtactcattctattcgtcctcaacaagcacacacctcaacacttcagccagagagggaattcaaagttaattcatcccactagacaagctagcaagaaattcaatcaatatacatgatagctgtggtttcaaaccatttacaatgtttttcaagcaataagtatccatcaaatatcattaggataattttttacaatttaaacaataatagataatttgtcataattcatttcaattgaaaattcaaaagaagtaactgttgtgcacaaacctctgataaatatctcttggctctgactcactgtttccttccctttccctaagtctttgctaactgagatcAATAACCAGATTGAGGGCCGGATGTACAGATAGTTGATTTGGTGGAGAAAAGGGTGATGATAAAGATTTGGAATTTGCATTTGAAATGGGAGAAGATTCAAGAAGGCGTTTGTACGCAATCAGGAGTGTTTCGCTGGCTGGGATAAGGAACAAGTTGCTGATTTGAATTAAAAAATGATAAAGTTGGGGAAGTAGACAAGTGATGAGTTGTCAGCATGTTGTCAGGGAAGTCATGGTGATGAACTAGATGCAGAAGTGACAAGTGGTTGAGGTGTCGACGTGGATAAATGGGAAACATCTGAAGGACTAAAGAAAGAAGCATTACTTTGGACTGAGGCTTGAGAAGGTTGCCAAAGACTTGCCATAGTTAACCAAGTTTGCCGATTGTCCTTGCTAGGTGTTGTCAAATCTATGTTGTGAAGTTTCTAGGGAAAGAATTTTTCATCAAATTGCACATGTCGTGCAACATATATTTTGCCAGACTTTGGATTTAGACGCCTATGAGCAAAGTGAAAAGGAGATGCACCATGATAAACACACTGTTTACtcctaaaagaaaatttaatttattatatgggCGTAAAAGtgggaaaattttaattaaattataatcggAATGATGCTGAAATAATTGAAAATAAGGTGATTTTCCATTGTGAACAAAAGTAGGAAGACAATTAATAGTAGAGATGGCATTATCAAGAGCATAAGTTCAGTAGCGAAATGGAATGGAACCATGGGCTAAAAGTGTTAAATCCATATCAATAATATGTCTAATTTTATGTTAATGAGTACCATTTGTTGATGAGTATATGGACAAGCCAATCTATGTATGATTCCATttgttttaaaataattatgcaaTTTTTTCAAATTCACCACCAAAATCATGTTGAAATGCTTTTATTTTGGTATTAAACTAATTTTCCACAAgagatttaaaatttagaaaacaaTTGTAAACATCACTCTTATGCTTCAAAAAAATATACCCAAGTATACCAGGTGTAATCATCCACAAATAGAATAATGAAATCCTAAATTAGATAAGATAGGGGATGGCTCCCAAATATCTGAATGAATAATCTAAAATTGATGAATATTAATGTATTCAATCAATGCTAGAGCTATTTTAGCTAGTTAGTAAGAGGAACACCTATAATTTGGAGAGATAGAGGTAGTGgacaaattattttcttttattatattagcaATAGTACAAAACTGAGGATGACCTAATCTGACATGTCAATTTTTAAAAGAATCGATTGAAATAACATAATATTCTTTTAGTTACTCAGAAAACTATATAAATTGGGTCTATATTGACTTAATACTAAGTAACTATTATCAAGTGATAAAAGCTATTATCGAGAAATAACTATGTAGTTACACTTGAAGAGAAAGTGTGAAGTTATAATATtgacttattaattattttaatatataaaataatccaATTACTTATATCAACCTATAAATAAATCAATCAATTATATAAAactcattaaaataaattaaatgtaattcaCTTTATCATCCTCTCCAAAATTAACAATTaggtatatattattaaaataaattacgtAAATGATACCTAAAATTAAAGGTATATAATAATAACATACTCAAATTTTAGTTTACCATTGAAACctctctaatttttaatttacataaCATAAAACTCTCTTTTTAACTTACTATAACCTATTTCTAAGTTGCTGTTGAAGACATGGAgctaataaaattaaagaaaatatattttctcTCTCCATTTGTcagaaataattttaattaattaaatataatattttataataaatttctcTCCCCTTCCCTTCCCTTCCCCTTTCTCTCTATCCCTTTCTCACTCTGTATTAGCCATGGCctgaatctctctctctctctgacttAATCTGTTTCAGCCATTACCTAAAAAATAAAACTCAACTCGCCTGAATTCACTTAAGAAACTCACCAAAATTCATTTAAGAGACTATCTTCcacaattgaattttttttttctagaaacAAGAAATCCACTAGGAAGTTTATATCAAGAAAATCCACTAACCTTCATAAAATGCACCACCAACCAAACCTACAAAACTCATCAATTTTGCTCACAAAATCACTCCATTTTCCTTCGATTTTGGCCATCAACATGAACTGAAACACATCCAATCTAAACTCAAAGGCTTTCCAATCCACTAAATTTATTGTCGAAAACTGTTGAAACCAAGTCTTAATTGTTAAGGACTTGTTTTAGTTGTTGGTTTCCTACTCTTCTTCGCGCAATGAGGCTAAGAAGATCTCATCCAGTCACTAGAACCAGCTCCAAGAACCTCTACATGTAGTTATAAATCCTTGCTCCTCGAAACAAGTGCACCGCGTGAGAGGCTCCCAAAACATCTTTGGCCGCATCACCAGGCAACCTCATCCAATTAAATTTCTCCTTCCGGGTTAGTCTCATTCTCGATCTATCTTACAAACACTAACTAGGTAGTACCATTCCTTGAAAGCAATCACTTTTTCCTTCTAATCACACCGTTCCttaatttaatagattattttagCACCATCGTTCAATTTATATCACAGAAATTATTTAACTTTAGCTTGAAATCACTAGAGATTTGGCTAAAAGCTAAGTTGAAAGTGTAGtttacattttaataataaaaaaatattttcattctcACCCGACATTAACACCCTTACTGTAGTATGTTTCTCAACTAGATAGATTCCATTAATGGTTATAAGAAgttttagttattattattattattattattattattattattattattattattaaagtgtCCACATGACATTTCCAGCTTAATTTTTGTTAAAATTCTTAATAGAATCTGGTCAAAAAGATTTTAAGTGGTAATATAAAAATAACACTAAAACAAATTTATAAGTCGAGAGATAATGAATAAAATTAAGTCATAATCAATCTCTTTCAGCTTTCTAACTCATGAAAAAGGATATCTTTATTATTGGATTTTTTACAACCATTTAATTTATCTTTTACTCTCGGAGATTCTAGCCATTAAATCATTATTTTATCAAGTAATAGTACCATTTTGAATGAGCAAACTTTtagttttattaattaaaaaaaatgatatatatatatatatatagaaccaTTTTGAATGAGTAAACTTTTAGTTTAGAGAACAATGTGACAATAAAATGTATTTATTAGTCTCGAATATGATTGTCACCATCTATTCAATATTATAATAACATGAAATTATTATATCTTTTTTAAAAATTGTACTAATCACATGATATTAactataaattatgattaagactccttttatttcatgaaaaatattttcttgaaaaatattttttaaatttttttagcatTTGAGGCACTCCGAAAAATTaatcaatgaaaaatattttttcaattaaaaaaataacctttaaaaatgatttttttttcagaAGAggaatttattttctattttctagattttgataattttattaaaatgtaaaaacacTTAATATTTTACGGTATAGCCATACGaccaagagattttccgatctcaattggattacgtcAAGAATCAGCTATAAGacattacctttttacattagttttagatgaattaacaaaacatatacaagacagtattccttagtgcatgatgtttacgaataatattgttctgatagaagtAGTTAATAGAAAACtatagctttggagaagtactctagagtcaaagggctttaagtagaacgaagacagaatacatgcattgcaagttcagtgaaggccaaactggtgatagggaaggagttagtttggatggagtagtactgtcccaaaataatcactttaaatatctcggcttagttcttcaagtagatgggaaATGTGAGGAGGATGAtagtcataagattaaagccgaatggttgaagtggagacgtgctacgggagttttatgtgatcgcaagattcccaataagttaaaaggaaaattttacctacagtcatacgaccggctatgttacataatagtgagtgttggacactgaaagaGTCGCGTCTAAAATAAGAGTTGCAGATATGAAAATGTTAAGATGGataagtggtcatactagactagataaagtccttaatgagagtattagagaaaaggtaggagtggtgccaattgaggataagttgagagaaggagattgagatggtttgatcatgtgaagcgtaaGCATAAAGaggttccagttagacaagtagagtacattaggttagaggatagaaagaaaaaaagggatagacctaaattgacttggaggataatagtacaacatgacctagaagcattacacatttctgaggatttaacccaaaatcgtttagagtggagaaagcgaatctatatagtcgaccccaaatttttaggagaaaagcttagttgagttgtaaAAACATTTAATATAcctgaaataaacaaattccattaatttaacattacaactaaacaacaaaaaatattttcatgtttaaaaaacattttctacaaaatatatttttcatattcAAGTTTTCCGTGAAAAGTCTTAATATTCGAAGTTTAAAATTGTGACTATTCAGTGCTGAAATTTGACATTAAGATGGGTATTATATGTTAAAGTGGGTGTTATTtgccaaactaatacaaaatccaAATCTGTTTGCAGATTTTCAGAGCTTAAATCATTTGAGTTGTTGAATTGGATAACAAAATTATGCAGAATTATTACCACCCAAGTTTTGAGTTACAAAATTCTTGGGGAGATTCGTCTGATTCTGATATTATCACCCCAGATTCTAACATTATCTAGTGGTTTGTGTCTATATGCAGAATTCATCAATCATCTGGGAAACCTAGAAACCTATTTATAAGCTTGGCAACAGGGGTTGCATCACCTGCAGGGTATGGAAGAAGAGACGCCAAATCCATATCTGCTATTGTACGATGGAGTGTTCGAGGACGAGCACAATATAAATGCTTCCTCTCTGCTAGTTCTTCTGCAAGTTCACTTTGATGATTGTCCATCAGATCTTCATTCACCACTACAATTAGAGGTTTTCCAAGCCGCAAAGTCTCAAATATACTCCCTGACCCTATATCATGATCAGAACCAGTTAATGCTCCTTTTGCTATccaaagtaaaggtatgaaacTTGATTACTCAACTTTTTTAGTCCATAACTTCTATGGGTACTAATGCAGTTATCCACTTTATCTCTCACGTTCTCATAAACAACACGAACACTCTGAATCTTTCTAAGACATTGACAACTGAAAAAACTACAGTATGATGCCATGGCAGATGAGCAATAAAAAAGAAAGCGCCAAAGCTAATTGACATTCAACAGTCAACTTGATAAAATTCCTAGAACATATGCCCAGCACATCAGAAATTTATCATCTAGTTTCAATCTCTACCATATATGTCTGCAAATAAAATTAGCATCATACCCAATGTTGCCAACTTAATAATTAAACATATTTtctggaaaaataaaaaattttgttcAGACATTTATAAATAAACTTTTTCCCCTTTAGATAAACTGAACTACAGAACCAGCCAACCCAACCAGCCCTTTAGCTCTACCTATAATATAGAAGAGGGGGTTAATGATAGCCatgttaattttcaatatttaccAAACTACCAATGTATGAGATGATAATTGAAGAGAATGTGTAAATATTGCAACAGTAGGAATGTTAGAATATGACCTTAACACCACCAAATATCAAGCAGAAATATATAACATAAGAGTTTACCAGCATGGCTGATGACAAGAGATGCTGATCTTAGATGATCTGCAATACTTGATGAAAAAGTGAAGTAATCAACAGCCACTGATCCATCTTCTGCCTCAGACTGCACTTAAAAGAAATTTTTAAGAAACATGATATACGTGAACCAGAAGACTAATAAAAGCCTAAAGAAGAAAGCAAATATAAGAAGAAAAGGAGATGTTTTTGTTTAATCCAAATTCTATTGAAGAACAACAGTTTCTTCAAGAATTTGGTTTATTTAGGCAACATGAGAATATGAAGAATTTTAtcacaaaaaaaataataataaaaagaaaaacacCTAATCCTAACCCAACGATTTACCccttgaacacaaataagaaaaagaagaaaatattattgaaatttccaGGACAAGTATTTCTTCATCTTCAAATTTCAAAATGCATTTTATTATTCCATATTGAGTGAATTGGATATCTTTCAGTTCTGTCCAATATCACTTAAACAATATTTTACACAAGTTGATGACAATTTTCAAAATCAAGCCAATATCAGAAACAACATAACTACTTCTCAAATCTCAAGTGCAATGTATAGCTCAAGAACATTTAGTGACCTTTTTGAGTGGCGATAACTTTATCTAGCTTAATCTCCATGTATATTTACTCTATATACTGGTTTACAGGGGTTGCCTTATATAGCTACATAGGAGGGAATCCATGCCAATGGTCAAACTCCAAAACCTTCACGCAGAGACCTATATGACTATAACTGAGGACATATATTTATCTTTACTCTACATTATCATGCAATTTTATTATTACACTAAGGCTACGTTTGGTACAACGTAATACAAAGGAATGCAATCAGAATTGCAATAGAATCAAAGTTGTGATGTAATGCAATGTATTAAGCATTACATTACATTGTTTGGAAGAACAAAAATGTAATGAAATTGCTATTATAATTTCATGTTTGTTTACATATATATGTTTATAAAATGTAAtcaaattagtaataagattttaataaataatattattttattaatattattttaatttgagattattaatattttcactactaccatcaccaccaccataaaattaattttatcatttttatattAACAACACAAGATGCTTCAATCCAAAATACCAAATTCTTAATAAGTAGTTAAGAATATGTTTAATACAAGTTTAATTTTGAATTAATGCTCATTAGATTAATTTAACCCTTTATGACAATTTATTTATCCTTTCTAATTAATTAGCTTGAACAATTAAGGGTTGTATCAATTTTTTGAAAGACCTTTTAGGCCATATAATCACAATTGGCAGAGTAGGGAAAAAAAATTGCCATGGGAAATGGCATAGAAAACGCTaccaaaatctcaaaaaaaaaaagtcgTGATGAGAAAAGTGGCTGCATTGTAATCACAATTGCATATGTTTTATTGTGCAAAAAGAATTACATCCAAATAAGTAATGAGAAATACAAAGGTAATGTTGAATACATTGTAATGAAGAAATTTTACTTAACCAAACACTGTAATTAAATCAGTAATGTAATTCTCATTACATTACAGCATTGATTACAGTGAACCAAACATAGCCTAAATGGATTATGCTTGATCTACTAGCTCAGCTTCTCAAGTGATACACACAACAGAAGCCTATCAAAAGTCCAAAAAAAAACAATATATGCCCCAATATATGATTTCTTTATCCTTTTGAATTCACAACAGATTTAACCCATAGGAGAAAACTGTAATAATCTCCAGAAAGATCTGAACCCAGCTTAAATCATATAACAAAGGATTTAGATTTATGTTCTTCTTCAACCTTGTATAAATTACGGCCACAATTCTCACATGGAGTTCACCTATTTTAATCTCCAATTAGATAATAAGGGGAAAGGATTGAGATTTATGCCTAACCTTACAAACCACATAAATTACAGTAATAGTCCATGAAATTATGGCAGAAGCAACAATTTCCAACAAGTTATCAAAACAAATTTCtccaattttgaattaaaaaataaaattagaaataataattaacaaaaatgaaaattaagagaAGTACCTTGGTGGGAGTGTAGAATCCCCGACCCATTTGAATGAGAAGGTGGGTATACCCTTTTCTAAACAATTCCTGCTTAAATTCCTTTGTATCCACTGCTCTCACAAGAGCATCAAATAATGTAGTTCCCACTGTTACAAACACCATTCTCCTATTCTCACTATCTTCAATTTCTCCCATTTTCTTGAGATTTATATCCATCAAAAGCAAAAAGAATTAAACATTTTGAAATCCAGAATCAAACAACAATAAATTTGCTACCATCACTGACCTTTATGCAGAGATTATATTCACAAATGAGTCGCTGACAAAGCCAAGCCTTGTGTGTTTCCCTATCTACTCTGCAAAGTGGCAACCGGTGAGACATCCATTTCCAAAAGATGCATCTTCAACAAGGACACATGCAAACTacgaaaaaaaatagaaaatcacaAAGATGTATTACCATGAACCACAGACAAAATCTCAAAGTAAATCCCATAAGCATTCAAACCGAAACCAAAATTCGTCTAAAGCCATGAATACCAGAAATCTtcaaaccaaaaatgaaaatatgtccaaacccagaattctgtCTCTTCTCTTCCCAAAACCACAAGAGGGAATTCAATAAAATCCCCGATTATAGTTTCTCCAATTAATCTAATCATGCATTTATATTAACCTCTAAGAAATTGTATACAACAATCAGCTACCAGCAGTGATCCATCAAATATCCAAAAGGAAGCTGCCAAGTACAGTACCTGCAAAATTGTGCCTCCCGTGCTTGCGGATCCCAAGAAAGCTGCTTGCAATGGCCAACCTCAACCGCTCACTTGTCGCAGATGTTGACTCCTCATTCACCACATGCCATCAGCAGACTAGAAATTGACTGAATCGAATGCCTCACGTCACCGGTTCTAAATATCTCGACTTAGATTCTCACTTCATTTTCAGAGAAATCAGTATCATGGGTGGATTTGTCGGAGTCTGGAATCAATCGGCAAGGACCTCATTCGCCCTATCTCGCTCTCACTTCTCTGCCATTTGCCCTCTTAATTTTATTGTTTTCCGACTAAGGATAGGCTTTGCTAACTGTCCAAAGTACGCCTGGACAAGGGCTGGCTCCGAGCCGGTTTAAGTTTGGAGCCCGCGGATCAGTAGCCAGCCTTCAGGAACCGGATCCGGCTCAAATTTTCTTATTTCAAAATGGTTTCGATTCAAAATAATTTGTCTGATTTTGGTTTGATTCTGGTTTGAACCTTGATATTATCAAACTACAATAAATTTTTAGACATACTTAGTTTTcaatgtaaaaaattaaaataaccaaATATAAAtccaatataattttttaataaatgtataaaaaaatacaaattttgaaTCGAGCTAGTTTCGGTTCGAAATCAATGGTTTGAACTAGCTGATTCTCGTTATAGTTTAGTGACATAACCGTTGCCGGCTCTCATAATCTCGATTCTGAATTAGTTTAAGGCCCGAAACCATTGACCTAATATAGTCCCAATTTAACTTAAATCGATTCTGATTCAATTCACAAATTGAACCAACCTATAATAAGTCTAGTTCACGTGATAATGGCAATGGCAACGGGTAGAACACATTCATTTCGAAGTTGATTAACAACTAGCTtttcaaaatagattattttCGTTTTTCATTCATTTCTAAATAGGATTATAAACGGATTGATAAGAATTTGCCTTTTCTTGTAGTGCAATGAATTTAGATttgaatttcataaattttataagtgaattttaaatttattaataatgttTTAAACCCAACTATGAATGTAAAATAATTAGAATGCATGTTGCTCGTGTTTATATTACATATTGTGTTAGGCTATATTCTTTTAGAGCCAAGCTTATTACTAgaataaaatctaaaataatttaaaaattaaatagctTTAGGTAATGAATAGATAGTTTAATTTTTTGAAGGGaacataatataaataataaatttggtgttagttaaaataataatttaaatataaaatgtatttttatttcttacataaatagattattagcattttatgtctaattaaaattaggatttaaaatttaattagaaagttTTCAAtctaatctaaaaaaaaaaaaaacagaaagtCTTGCTTTCAATCAACCCCAAATTTGGAAGAGAATTTCAAAATTGGACGCTTGTATCCAATTTAGAATTGGATTTGGAGGCGTATAAAAGTTAATGAGCGGCCATAATTTGTAGTTAGCGGAGGAACAATCAGAGGCctaaagtagaaattgtgtgagtGCTACAATATAGTATTGGGGCATTGTTGCATTATGAGAGGGAGTTGTATAACTTGCTATTTCTGAATAATTTGTGAGTGTTTTGAGAGTTAAGCgaataattagtagttttaattatttttttttagtagTATATTTATTATGGAGTTGATTTATGTTGAATtatcttaaaattttatattttttaatttgtgtGTGTATGATTTTCATAACAAATTGATATTGAAACCGTGGTTTGATATGGCAAGCACAAAGTTTGAGTTGAAACCATTTGAtgagaaaaataatttcaatCTATAGTGGAGCTTTTGTTACTAGTGCTAATCTTGGTAGAAGCAAGCTAAATGGaaaaaattcaagaagaaatagtaGATCAAGCTTGAGACCTCGAGTAGACCTTCCAGATAAGAAATGCTATTACTGTCATGAGAAGAGTGACATTCAATacacttgtatttttttttttttaaatgaaggaAAATTTTACAGAGTTTAAACTATTCAATAAGAGTTGCATCGATtgcaagtgatgatgatgactaTGATGTTATGAATGAAAGAAAAATGCACCTTAACATGCCTTGGGGTGTAAAGTTAATAATCTTAAAAATTGTATAACTCTAAGTTTCATGTAATATATAAACACTTTATGCTATTGCAAAACACTTAGATTTGGTAATAAAATATGGTTTCTCAATTGGTAATAAGTCTAATTGCCATTAAGAAATAAAACCTCCAAATTCTAACAAAGTTGTGGTTTAAAGAAATCTTACCCCTAAAGGGGTAGAATCAAATTCTACCACCAATCCAGGGAGTGAAGACCACCAAATGTTGGccttctagcttatccacacaagCACTTAATCAAAGCAACCCTTAATCAACCAAGAATTTTCCCTTTCTCCTTCTTTAGGTTCAGCTAAAGTGGAAGAATCAAGGGATTAAGTTTTTTCTAGGTTTGATTTAATGGAAATGATGAGAGACTCTTTCTCAAACTTTAATTCAAGAGTATTAACACTTAATCTTCTTGagttaaacaaggaaatgaagaagGGAATTTAGCTATGGTGGAGAGAGTGAGTCGGCCaaggaagagaagaagaagattattatttttgtcttcttttctttccgttatattttaatttccttaattaaaattcaattgaTAAGTGTCCACATTTGATTCAATAAGCAAATGCGTTTTCCAAACGCAATTGGTCCATTTGTCAAACTatttttaattaag
It encodes:
- the LOC110671826 gene encoding uncharacterized protein LOC110671826 isoform X2, translating into MGEIEDSENRRMVFVTVGTTLFDALVRAVDTKEFKQELFRKGYTHLLIQMGRGFYTPTKSEAEDGSVAVDYFTFSSSIADHLRSASLVISHAGSGSIFETLRLGKPLIVVVNEDLMDNHQSELAEELAERKHLYCARPRTLHRTIADMDLASLLPYPAGDATPVAKLINRFLGFPDD
- the LOC110671826 gene encoding uncharacterized protein LOC110671826 isoform X1; translation: MSHRLPLCRVDRETHKAWLCQRLICEYNLCIKKMGEIEDSENRRMVFVTVGTTLFDALVRAVDTKEFKQELFRKGYTHLLIQMGRGFYTPTKSEAEDGSVAVDYFTFSSSIADHLRSASLVISHAGSGSIFETLRLGKPLIVVVNEDLMDNHQSELAEELAERKHLYCARPRTLHRTIADMDLASLLPYPAGDATPVAKLINRFLGFPDD